A region of Toxorhynchites rutilus septentrionalis strain SRP chromosome 1, ASM2978413v1, whole genome shotgun sequence DNA encodes the following proteins:
- the LOC129763510 gene encoding transmembrane protease serine 9-like isoform X2 — protein sequence MTQRTWLLLPLVAFGVMCRMSIVSRGILRLDVDRYEGEPCPLKNDGTGVCRKSSQCRQSVRNGERHCEFEGNEPVICCAMPPNVTYEAFTRVVQQACNSARGIDSKFDFHVIGDTVAAQVGEFPFVGLLMYENEQIRCGTSIISERFLLTAAHCITNKTRPIAVLLGTNEATDGDADRYETARVFRHKGYNSLTKQNDIALIELKSPIRMNSHIQPICLHTDLIDLPTTTNMTVMGWGIDNSDKTSNFLLKGTVNPILRSVCQSRFDNTIRKIKLSTNQMCALGDQNINGRATDTCEGDSGGPLVINHSGKYHLVGITSFGFGCGSEYFAGIYTRVSSYLDWIIERVWQK from the exons AGGGTGAACCATGTCCACTGAAAAACGATGGAACCGGTGTATGCCGCAAGTCCAGTCAGTGTCGACAGAGTGTCCGGAATGGAGAGCGACACTGCGAATTTGAAGGCAATGAACCCGTTATTTGCTGTGCGATGCCACCGAATGTGACCTATGAAGCATTCACGCGGGTTGTTCAGCAAGCTTGCAATAGTGCGCGTGGTATAGATTCCAAATTCGACTTTCATGTGATCGGTGATACTGTGGCAGCTCAGGTGGGCGAGTTTCCCTTCGTGGGACTTTTAATGTACGAAAATGAGCAGATTCGATGTGGCACTTCGATAATTTCGGAGCGTTTTCTGCTAACAGCTGCACATTGCATCACAAACAAGACTAGGCCTATAGCGGTATTGTTGGGAACAAACGAAGCGACAGATGGAGATGCCGATCGGTATGAAACAGCCCGCGTTTTTCGTCATAAAGGATACAATagcttaaccaaacaaaatgaTATTGCTTTAATCGAGCTCAAAAGTCCAATTAGGATGAACTCGCATATCCAACCCATTTGTTTGCACACGGATCTAATCGACTTACCAACAACGACCAATATGACAGTGATGGGTTGGGGTATAGACAACTCGG ACAAAACCTCCAACTTCCTTCTGAAGGGTACTGTAAACCCAATTCTACGGAGCGTCTGTCAATCCAGATTCGATAATACTATAAGGAAAATTAAACTCTCAACAAATCAAATGTGTGCTCTTGGGGACCAAAACATCAACGGCAGAGCTACAGACACTTGCGAGGGAGATTCCGGGGGACCACTGGTGATCAATCACAGTGGCAAATACCACCTAGTTGGAATCACATCGTTTGGCTTTGGCTGCGGAAGTGAATATTTTGCGGGAATCTACACTCGAGTGTCAAGCTATTTGGACTGGATCATCGAACGGGTGTGGCAGAAGTGA